The Hevea brasiliensis isolate MT/VB/25A 57/8 chromosome 1, ASM3005281v1, whole genome shotgun sequence genome has a window encoding:
- the LOC110660279 gene encoding geranylgeranyl transferase type-2 subunit beta 1 isoform X2: MGELAVDNHVEYILSVRKRKDSFESLVMEHLTMSGAYWGLTCIDLLGKLDVVDSEEVTEWIMQCQHESGGFAGNIGHDPHVLYTLSAVQVLALLNKLNVLDIDKVSNFVGLQNEDGSFSGDMWGEIDTRFSYVAICCLSLLHRLDKINVEKAVNYILSCKNVDGGFGCSPGGESHAGQIFCSLAALAITGSLHLVDKDLLGWWLCERQVKSGGLNGRPEKLPDVCYSWWVLSSLTMIDRVHWINKEKLVKFILNCQDKENGGISDRPDDAVDVFHTFFGIAGLALLEYPGLKAVDPAYAMPVDVLNRIFFGK; this comes from the exons ATGGGGGAATTAGCAGTTGATAACCATGTTGAATACATTTTATCAGTTCGAAAG AGGAAGGATAGTTTTGAATCTTTGGTGATGGAGCACTTGACAATGAGTGGAGCATACTGGGGATTGACCTGTATAGATCTTTTAGGAAAGCTTGATGTAGTTGATTCAGAAGAAGTAACTGAATGGATCATGCAATGCCAACATGAATCTG GTGGGTTTGCTGGTAACATTGGACATGACCCTCATGTTCTGTACACCCTTAGTGCTGTACAAGTTTTAGCTCTTCTGAACAAGCTAAATGTTCTTGACATCGATAAAGTTTCAAACT TTGTTGGACTGCAAAATGAAGATGGATCCTTTTCTGGGGACATGTGGGGTGAAATTGATACacg GTTCTCTTATGTTGCTATATGTTGTCTCTCTTTATTGCATCGTCTGGATAAAATAAACGTGGAGAAAGCTGTGAACTACATCTTAAGTTGCAAAAATGTGGATGGTGGATTTGGATGCTCTCCCGGTGGGGAATCTCATGCTGGACAAA TTTTTTGTTCTTTGGCTGCCCTTGCTATTACGGGGTCTCTTCATCTTGTTGACAAGGACCTCCTTGGGTGGTGGTTATGTGAGCGGCAAGTCAAGTCTGGAGGTCTAAATGGCCGCCCTGAAAAACTTCCTGAT GTTTGCTACTCATGGTGGGTTCTCTCTAGCTTGACTATGATTGACAGAGTTCATTGGATTAACAAGGAAAAGCTTGTTAAATTCATCTTAAACTGTCAG GACAAAGAAAATGGAGGGATTTCAGATAGACCTGATGATGCTGTGGATGTGTTCCATACATTTTTTGGAATTGCTG GTCTTGCCCTTCTTGAATATCCTGGTTTGAAGGCCGTAGATCCAGCTTACGCTATGCCAGTTGATGTTTTAAATAGGATTTTCTTTGGGAAGTGA
- the LOC110660279 gene encoding geranylgeranyl transferase type-2 subunit beta 1 isoform X1, whose protein sequence is MGELAVDNHVEYILSVRKRKDSFESLVMEHLTMSGAYWGLTCIDLLGKLDVVDSEEVTEWIMQCQHESGGFAGNIGHDPHVLYTLSAVQVLALLNKLNVLDIDKVSNYVVGLQNEDGSFSGDMWGEIDTRFSYVAICCLSLLHRLDKINVEKAVNYILSCKNVDGGFGCSPGGESHAGQIFCSLAALAITGSLHLVDKDLLGWWLCERQVKSGGLNGRPEKLPDVCYSWWVLSSLTMIDRVHWINKEKLVKFILNCQDKENGGISDRPDDAVDVFHTFFGIAGLALLEYPGLKAVDPAYAMPVDVLNRIFFGK, encoded by the exons ATGGGGGAATTAGCAGTTGATAACCATGTTGAATACATTTTATCAGTTCGAAAG AGGAAGGATAGTTTTGAATCTTTGGTGATGGAGCACTTGACAATGAGTGGAGCATACTGGGGATTGACCTGTATAGATCTTTTAGGAAAGCTTGATGTAGTTGATTCAGAAGAAGTAACTGAATGGATCATGCAATGCCAACATGAATCTG GTGGGTTTGCTGGTAACATTGGACATGACCCTCATGTTCTGTACACCCTTAGTGCTGTACAAGTTTTAGCTCTTCTGAACAAGCTAAATGTTCTTGACATCGATAAAGTTTCAAACT ATGTTGTTGGACTGCAAAATGAAGATGGATCCTTTTCTGGGGACATGTGGGGTGAAATTGATACacg GTTCTCTTATGTTGCTATATGTTGTCTCTCTTTATTGCATCGTCTGGATAAAATAAACGTGGAGAAAGCTGTGAACTACATCTTAAGTTGCAAAAATGTGGATGGTGGATTTGGATGCTCTCCCGGTGGGGAATCTCATGCTGGACAAA TTTTTTGTTCTTTGGCTGCCCTTGCTATTACGGGGTCTCTTCATCTTGTTGACAAGGACCTCCTTGGGTGGTGGTTATGTGAGCGGCAAGTCAAGTCTGGAGGTCTAAATGGCCGCCCTGAAAAACTTCCTGAT GTTTGCTACTCATGGTGGGTTCTCTCTAGCTTGACTATGATTGACAGAGTTCATTGGATTAACAAGGAAAAGCTTGTTAAATTCATCTTAAACTGTCAG GACAAAGAAAATGGAGGGATTTCAGATAGACCTGATGATGCTGTGGATGTGTTCCATACATTTTTTGGAATTGCTG GTCTTGCCCTTCTTGAATATCCTGGTTTGAAGGCCGTAGATCCAGCTTACGCTATGCCAGTTGATGTTTTAAATAGGATTTTCTTTGGGAAGTGA